A genomic segment from Thamnophis elegans isolate rThaEle1 chromosome 3, rThaEle1.pri, whole genome shotgun sequence encodes:
- the HSPB3 gene encoding heat shock protein beta-3 — protein MEKVVLRHRVETPIRYQEHFPDQDLEACKLNHSLFALPSPAWPVQIRNIGASKRAAETEQGSTDEATPRFQALLDVVQFRPEDVIIQVFEGWLLIKAQHGPRMDEQGFVARSFTRQYKLPDGVEMKDLSALFCHDGILVIETKTFGGK, from the coding sequence ATGGAAAAAGTTGTTCTACGCCACCGGGTGGAAACTCCAATACGGTATCAGGAGCATTTTCCTGATCAAGATTTGGAAGCCTGCAAATTAAACCACTCCTTGTTTGCATTGCCAAGTCCAGCATGGCCAGTGCAGATAAGGAACATTGGTGCATCCAAGAGAGCGGCTGAAACAGAGCAGGGAAGCACAGATGAAGCAACCCCCAGATTTCAAGCCTTACTAGATGTAGTGCAGTTTCGTCCTGAAGATGTCATAATACAAGTCTTTGAAGGATGGCTCCTAATCAAAGCTCAGCATGGACCCAGGATGGATGAACAGGGCTTTGTAGCAAGAAGTTTCACTCGGCAATATAAACTGCCAGATGGCGTTGAAATGAAAGATCTGAGTGCTCTCTTCTGTCACGATGGCATTTTGGTTATTGAAACTAAGACATTTGGCGGTAAATAA